The Chryseolinea soli genome contains a region encoding:
- a CDS encoding GbsR/MarR family transcriptional regulator: protein MKYTEAKEELIQAWGNLGYSWGLNKTMAQIHALLMVSPKALSTEEIMQDLSISRGNANMNIRALLDWGIIARISVAGERKEFFKSEKNVWALARQVAKERRKRELEPILKVLKEVNDVQTDGSEESKEFKKVVKELKNFAEKSDGLLETFIRSEESWFWNTVLKMMK from the coding sequence CACAGAAGCCAAAGAGGAACTCATCCAGGCCTGGGGAAATCTCGGGTATAGCTGGGGACTCAACAAAACCATGGCCCAGATCCACGCCTTGCTGATGGTATCACCCAAAGCCCTTTCAACCGAAGAGATCATGCAAGACCTCTCGATCTCCCGGGGAAACGCCAACATGAACATCCGCGCGTTGCTGGATTGGGGTATCATCGCCAGAATATCAGTGGCGGGCGAGCGCAAAGAGTTTTTCAAGTCGGAAAAAAATGTCTGGGCGCTGGCACGGCAGGTGGCCAAGGAAAGAAGGAAACGTGAACTCGAGCCCATTCTGAAAGTGCTCAAAGAAGTGAACGATGTTCAGACCGACGGCTCGGAGGAATCAAAGGAATTCAAAAAAGTAGTGAAAGAGCTGAAGAACTTCGCCGAAAAATCCGATGGCCTCTTGGAGACGTTTATCCGGTCGGAAGAAAGCTGGTTCTGGAATACGGTGTTGAAAATGATGAAGTAG
- a CDS encoding ferritin-like domain-containing protein has protein sequence MKLQPALADLLRQAYSAEKAAAFAYHGHAGSVKNDAEKAAIHQIEIDEWNHRQEVLAIMGLYGIKPSRWYEIRFHVVGKIISGSCYVIGWFMPFYFAGRLESGNVCEYFRMKQYFNAIGIHEHDHVLYEMGIKEKEHEVYFGDQIKDNRLLPFFERLFGWSRASSFNNIDLDHKYPVEKSDPYCQK, from the coding sequence ATGAAACTTCAACCGGCACTGGCGGATCTCCTCCGCCAGGCATACTCCGCAGAAAAGGCGGCAGCGTTTGCCTACCATGGCCACGCGGGCTCTGTAAAAAATGACGCCGAGAAAGCGGCCATCCATCAGATCGAGATCGATGAGTGGAACCATCGCCAGGAAGTGCTGGCCATCATGGGCTTGTACGGCATCAAACCTTCACGCTGGTACGAGATCCGGTTTCATGTTGTCGGAAAAATAATTTCAGGAAGCTGCTACGTCATCGGATGGTTCATGCCTTTTTATTTTGCGGGCAGGCTCGAGAGCGGCAATGTGTGCGAATACTTCCGAATGAAACAGTACTTCAATGCGATCGGCATCCACGAGCACGACCATGTGCTTTATGAGATGGGGATAAAAGAGAAGGAACACGAAGTATACTTTGGCGATCAGATCAAGGATAACCGCTTGCTTCCTTTTTTTGAAAGGCTTTTTGGCTGGAGCCGTGCGAGCAGCTTCAACAACATCGATCTCGACCACAAGTACCCGGTGGAGAAATCCGATCCATACTGTCAAAAATAA